A genomic segment from Callithrix jacchus isolate 240 chromosome 8, calJac240_pri, whole genome shotgun sequence encodes:
- the LOC144577573 gene encoding uncharacterized protein LOC144577573, giving the protein MVPAKKSRCCPKVWRLLREPFPSLPPRSWNNNDVISVSPTSSFSRPRGRRAKPVLTGLQPWLWKATVVMAMFEQMTANVGKLLKDMDRYNPENLATLERDVEM; this is encoded by the coding sequence ATGGTGCCTGCGAAGAAGTCTCGTTGCTGCCCGAAAGTGTGGCGGCTGCTGCGAGAGCCTTTCCCTTCACTGCCCCCAAGGAGCTGGAACAACAACGACGTCATTTCCGTTTCCCCCACTTCTTCCTTTTCCCGTCCTCGAGGACGCCGTGCCAAGCCGGTGTTAACTGGCCTCCAGCCCTGGTTGTGGAAGGCGACAGTAGTCATGGCGATGTTTGAGCAGATGACAGCCAACGTGGGCAAGTTGCTCAAGGATATGGACAGGTACAATCCTGAGAACCTGGCCACCCTGGAGCGCGATGTGGAGATGTAG